In Bacteroidota bacterium, one DNA window encodes the following:
- a CDS encoding ATP-dependent Clp protease ATP-binding subunit yields MAQEGNFSNRVQDVIRLSREEAIRLGHDYIGTEHLLLGIIREGEGIAVKILRNLGVDLYKIKKAVEDTVRSGGATLTIGNIPLTKQAEKVLKITYLEAKLYKSEVIGTEHLLLSLLRDEDNIAAQILNQFNCTYDSVRAELDNIISGRATSAPKQPAQEKKPERTKTPVLDNFGRDLTKLASEEKLDPIIGREKEIERVAQILSRRKKNNPVLIGEPGVGKTAIAEGLALRIVQKKVPRVLFDKRVVTLDLAALVAGTKYRGQFEERMKAVMNELEKAKDVILFIDELHTIVGAGGASGSLDASNMFKPALARGDIQCIGATTLDEYRQFIEKDGALDRRFQKIIVDPPTVDETIQILQNIAPKYEQHHQVHYSAKAIESAVRLSDRYITDRFLPDKAIDVMDEAGSRVHLANVHAPKDVEELEKKIEEVKVQKNLVVKTQNFEEAAKLRDLEKKHQQDLEAAITKWEAELGSQVYEVNEDDIADVIAMMTGIPVNKVAESESIKLLKMQDALRGSVIGQDEAIEKLTKAIRRTRAGLKDPARPIGSFIFLGPTGVGKTELAKALARYLFDSEDALIRVDMSEYMEKFSVSRLVGAPPGYVGYEEGGQLTEKVRRKPYSVVLLDEIEKAHPDVFNILLQVLDDGQLTDSLGRKVDFKNTIIIMTSNVGSRDIKKQPKIGFGESSSTDEHGRMKEQIDESLKRLFNPEFLNRVDETIVFRTLTKEDIVQIIQISLNKLLKRVQQMGVSVELTQTALEYVAEKGFDKQYGARPLRRAMQKYIEDPIAEEILKGAVKEGTIVKVDVATNGAELLFHIEHAGEASKTVSSHPTTIEDVMKEAGINPADTHETEGEDTVGEEQK; encoded by the coding sequence ATGGCACAAGAAGGTAATTTTTCCAACCGGGTACAAGATGTCATCCGCCTGTCACGTGAAGAAGCGATCCGACTCGGACACGACTACATTGGCACGGAACATCTCTTGCTTGGTATCATCCGCGAAGGCGAAGGTATCGCCGTAAAGATTTTACGGAATCTCGGCGTCGATCTGTACAAAATCAAAAAAGCCGTCGAGGACACCGTTCGTTCGGGCGGTGCGACGCTCACCATCGGCAACATCCCGCTGACCAAACAAGCCGAGAAGGTACTGAAGATTACCTATCTCGAAGCGAAGCTCTATAAGAGCGAGGTCATCGGCACGGAACACCTGTTATTATCTCTGTTGCGCGATGAGGATAATATCGCCGCACAGATCCTGAACCAATTCAATTGTACGTACGATAGCGTCCGCGCCGAGCTTGACAATATCATCTCCGGCCGTGCGACCAGCGCACCCAAGCAACCCGCGCAAGAGAAGAAGCCCGAGCGCACGAAGACGCCGGTGCTCGACAACTTCGGCCGCGACCTGACCAAGCTTGCGTCCGAAGAAAAACTCGACCCGATTATCGGCCGAGAGAAAGAAATCGAGCGCGTTGCACAGATTCTCTCGCGCCGCAAGAAGAACAATCCGGTGCTTATCGGCGAGCCGGGCGTCGGCAAGACGGCCATTGCCGAAGGATTGGCATTGCGGATCGTTCAAAAGAAAGTACCGCGCGTGCTCTTCGATAAGCGCGTCGTGACGCTCGACCTCGCAGCGCTTGTTGCGGGTACGAAATACCGCGGTCAGTTCGAAGAGCGCATGAAGGCTGTCATGAACGAGCTGGAAAAAGCGAAGGACGTGATCCTCTTCATCGACGAATTACATACGATCGTCGGTGCCGGCGGCGCCTCGGGTTCGCTCGATGCATCGAACATGTTCAAGCCTGCCCTTGCTCGTGGTGATATCCAGTGCATCGGCGCCACGACGCTCGACGAGTATCGCCAGTTCATCGAAAAAGACGGCGCACTCGATCGGCGCTTCCAAAAGATTATCGTCGATCCGCCGACGGTTGACGAGACAATCCAGATCTTACAGAATATCGCCCCGAAATACGAGCAGCACCATCAGGTGCACTACTCTGCCAAGGCGATCGAGTCGGCAGTCCGTTTGAGCGATCGCTACATCACCGATCGTTTCCTTCCGGACAAAGCAATCGACGTCATGGACGAAGCGGGTTCGCGCGTCCATCTGGCGAACGTCCATGCGCCGAAGGACGTCGAAGAGTTGGAGAAGAAGATCGAAGAAGTGAAGGTACAGAAGAATCTCGTCGTCAAGACGCAGAACTTCGAAGAAGCTGCCAAGCTTCGCGATCTCGAGAAAAAGCATCAGCAGGACCTCGAAGCTGCGATCACCAAGTGGGAAGCAGAGCTTGGTTCGCAAGTGTATGAGGTCAACGAAGACGACATCGCCGATGTCATCGCCATGATGACGGGCATCCCCGTCAACAAGGTCGCCGAAAGCGAGAGCATCAAGCTCCTGAAAATGCAGGATGCGTTGCGCGGTTCGGTGATCGGGCAGGACGAAGCGATCGAAAAGCTCACGAAAGCGATTCGTCGTACTCGTGCTGGCCTGAAAGATCCGGCTCGGCCGATCGGAAGTTTTATCTTCCTCGGACCCACCGGCGTCGGAAAGACCGAACTCGCAAAGGCGTTGGCCCGCTACCTCTTCGATAGCGAAGATGCGCTGATCCGCGTTGACATGAGCGAGTACATGGAGAAGTTCTCCGTCTCACGGCTTGTCGGTGCGCCTCCGGGATATGTCGGCTACGAAGAAGGCGGTCAATTGACCGAGAAGGTTCGCCGTAAACCGTACAGTGTTGTGCTGCTCGACGAGATCGAGAAGGCGCATCCGGACGTCTTCAATATCCTCTTGCAGGTACTCGACGACGGACAACTCACCGATTCGCTCGGTCGCAAGGTCGACTTCAAGAACACGATCATTATCATGACGTCGAATGTCGGCTCGCGCGATATCAAGAAGCAGCCCAAGATCGGCTTCGGCGAGTCGTCGAGCACCGACGAACACGGCCGCATGAAAGAGCAGATCGACGAGTCGCTCAAGCGTTTGTTCAATCCGGAATTCCTGAACCGCGTTGACGAAACGATCGTGTTCCGTACGCTTACGAAGGAAGATATCGTGCAGATCATCCAGATCTCGCTCAATAAGCTTCTCAAGCGCGTGCAGCAAATGGGCGTAAGCGTCGAGCTGACGCAGACCGCGCTCGAATATGTTGCCGAGAAGGGCTTCGATAAACAGTACGGCGCTCGTCCGCTTCGCCGGGCCATGCAGAAGTACATCGAAGACCCGATCGCGGAAGAGATCCTCAAAGGTGCCGTGAAAGAAGGGACGATCGTCAAGGTCGATGTTGCGACCAACGGCGCAGAGCTGCTCTTCCACATCGAACACGCAGGCGAAGCCTCGAAGACGGTTTCATCGCATCCGACGACTATCGAGGATGTGATGAAGGAAGCAGGCATCAATCCGGCCGACACGCACGAAACCGAGGGTGAAGACACCGTCGGCGAAGAGCAGAAGTAG
- the frr gene encoding ribosome recycling factor gives MNTTKEILHDCEVRMTKAVESFVHELSKIRTGRASTALLDTVRVDAYGSPMALNQVANVTTPDAHTIAIQAWDKGLMGAIEKAIMAANLGLTPSNDGTMIRVPMPPLTEERRKEIVKLVKKLGEESKVSIRNVRRDAMEHLKKAEKAEHFSEDDRKRAEDDVQKKTDGKVKDIDAIVATKEKEVMAV, from the coding sequence ATGAATACGACAAAAGAGATCTTACACGATTGTGAAGTCCGCATGACGAAGGCGGTCGAAAGTTTTGTGCACGAGTTGTCTAAAATCCGCACCGGGCGTGCTTCGACGGCGCTTCTCGACACCGTCCGTGTCGATGCCTACGGCTCGCCAATGGCCCTGAATCAGGTCGCCAACGTCACGACGCCGGATGCGCACACCATTGCAATCCAGGCATGGGATAAGGGCTTGATGGGCGCGATCGAGAAAGCGATCATGGCTGCGAACCTCGGCCTGACGCCATCGAATGACGGAACGATGATCCGAGTCCCGATGCCGCCGCTGACCGAAGAACGCCGCAAAGAGATCGTGAAGCTCGTCAAGAAGCTCGGCGAGGAATCGAAGGTGTCGATCCGGAACGTCCGCCGCGATGCCATGGAGCACCTCAAGAAAGCTGAAAAGGCGGAGCATTTTTCAGAGGACGACCGCAAGCGCGCGGAAGACGACGTCCAGAAAAAGACAGACGGAAAAGTCAAGGATATCGATGCCATTGTTGCCACGAAAGAGAAGGAAGTGATGGCCGTCTAA
- a CDS encoding UMP kinase — MSQTPKYKRILLKLSGESLMGEREFGIDPAVINQFSEEIIATHALGVQIAVVVGGGNIYRGVEGSVDGVQKVQGDYMGMLATMINCLALQNALEAKGIYTRLISAITMTQIAEPFIRRRAIRHLEKGRIVIFGSGTGNPYFTTDTAAALRASEIDADVVLKGTRVNGIYDSDPEKNPNANLIPQITYAEMLQKGLRVMDMTAITLCQENGLPIVVFNMNDRGNLLRVLTEDGVGSKVVM; from the coding sequence ATGTCGCAAACGCCAAAATACAAGCGCATCCTGCTCAAGCTCTCCGGTGAATCGTTGATGGGCGAACGCGAGTTCGGCATCGACCCAGCGGTGATCAACCAGTTCTCGGAGGAGATTATCGCAACCCATGCGCTCGGCGTGCAGATCGCCGTTGTCGTCGGTGGCGGGAATATCTACCGAGGCGTCGAGGGCAGCGTCGATGGGGTGCAGAAAGTACAAGGCGACTACATGGGGATGCTCGCCACGATGATCAACTGCCTCGCATTACAGAACGCCCTTGAGGCAAAAGGGATTTACACCCGACTCATCTCGGCAATCACGATGACACAGATCGCCGAGCCGTTCATCCGACGCCGGGCCATTCGGCACCTCGAGAAAGGTCGCATCGTCATCTTCGGCTCCGGCACCGGCAACCCGTACTTCACGACCGATACCGCAGCCGCGCTACGCGCGTCCGAGATCGATGCGGATGTCGTGCTCAAGGGAACACGTGTCAACGGCATCTACGATTCCGACCCGGAGAAGAACCCGAACGCAAATTTGATCCCACAGATCACCTACGCCGAGATGTTGCAGAAGGGGCTGCGCGTGATGGATATGACGGCGATCACGCTCTGCCAGGAAAACGGGCTGCCCATTGTCGTCTTTAATATGAACGATCGTGGGAATTTGCTTCGTGTACTTACAGAGGACGGAGTTGGCTCAAAAGTTGTTATGTAG